A region of Dermochelys coriacea isolate rDerCor1 chromosome 1, rDerCor1.pri.v4, whole genome shotgun sequence DNA encodes the following proteins:
- the LOC119863204 gene encoding G-protein coupled receptor 183-like, giving the protein MATTAASQLTVFTYSNESSCDVYNHHFAAKVIFSFFYTVLLVFGSCGNVLALYVTFHRGKKINSTDLYLINLAVSDALFTLALPGRIAYYILEFNWPFGDWFCRVTAFIFYMNTYVGIYFMTCVSVDRYIAVVHTRRLGRFRKVSRVKYICMLIWFIVFLQTISLLFRPMTKKIGDKLTCMEYFNFEEIPKLPFILLGACMTGFCLPVGIILVCYVQINLKLCRAAKENPLTDKNGHHRKAFTIILVVLLAVVICFSPYHLNIVQFMIRKILYQPSCSAQKAFKMSLQITVAFMNMNCCIDPIIYFFAFRGYKRRLLRLFRTSGSIPSSSTGKSYSESNSNSHNQGVCSSSA; this is encoded by the coding sequence ATGGCTACCACTGCTGCATCTCAGCTAACTGTCTTCACTTACAGCAATGAAAGCAGCTGCGATGTGTATAACCACCACTTTGCAGCGAAAgtgattttttcattcttttacacTGTCCTGCTGGTCTTTGGCTCTTGTGGAAATGTCCTTGCCCTTTATGTCACCTTTCACCGAGGGAAGAAAATCAACTCAACTGATCTCTACTTAATCAATCTTGCTGTGTCAGATGcccttttcacacttgctctgcCTGGAAGAATTGCTTATTACATCTTAGAGTTCAATTGGCCTTTTGGAGACTGGTTCTGCAGGGTGACGGCATTCATCTTTTACATGAACACCTATGTGGGCATCTACTTTATGACATGTGTGAGTGTCGACCGCTACATCGCTGTGGTCCACACTCGGCGGCTTGGCAGATTTAGGAAAGTGAGCAGAGTGAAGTATATCTGCATGCTGATATGGTTCATTGTGTTCCTGCAGACAATATCATTACTCTTCAGGCCCATGACCAAGAAGATAGGAGATAAGCTGACCTGCATGGAATATTTCAACTTTGAAGAAATTCCTAAATTGCCATTTATCCTTCTGGGCGCTTGCATGACTGGATTTTGCCTACCAGTGGGGATTATATTAGTTTGTTATGTGCAGATCAACCTAAAATTGTGCAGAGCAGCCAAAGAAAACCCTCTGACAGATAAGAATGGGCACCACAGAAAGGCTTTCACAATCATACTGGTTGTGCTGCTTGCAGTTGTGATCTGCTTTAGTCCTTACCATTTAAATATCGTTCAGTTCATGATCAGAAAGATACTATACCAGCCATCTTGTTCAGCACAGAAAGCCTTCAAGATGTCTCTTCAAATCACAGTGGCTTTTATGAACATGAACTGTTGCATTGATCCAATAATTTACTTCTTTGCATTTAGAGGGTATAAGAGAAGACTCCTAAGACTATTTAGAACCAGTGGCTCCATTCCATCCTCCTCCACTGGAAAGTCATATTCAGAAAGCAATAGCAACAGCCACAACCAAGGAGTTTGCTCATCCTCAGCTTAG